GGATCGCCGCGCCTAATCATCATCGCGAGCACGTCGCGCTCGGGCGACAGCACGCGCCGCATCGAGATCAAAAGCCGCTTGAGCCGCATCAGTTGCGCAAGCTGACTCGGCTCGCTGCGCCTTAAGATCGCGCTCTCGACCTCTTCGATTTGATCCGAAAGCTTGTCGACGATCGGAAAGGCCTCGTCAACCAGGGCATCGACGATCAGGTAGAAAAGATAGTCGGCGCCACGCGCACAGCAGGTCAGGTCGGTGGCGGCGCGTTTGATGAGCGCGTCGATCGCCGGCAGCGGCTCGCTATGCACCGTCACGAGGTAATTTTCCCCGAGGAACGAATCGAGTGCCGTGCTGTGAACCCCGCGCCTGCCGTTGACGCTCATGCTCATCGAATGCATCACGATGAACAGGTATTTCTCGTAGTCGTCGAGCTTGGCGCGCTCAATCTCATGCTGGCAGTCCGCGATCGCGAGC
Above is a window of Candidatus Binataceae bacterium DNA encoding:
- the corA gene encoding magnesium/cobalt transporter CorA, encoding STKLIDNQSRVKPPGPGELCWIDVQQYQAEELHAVGDAMGFHQLAIADCQHEIERAKLDDYEKYLFIVMHSMSMSVNGRRGVHSTALDSFLGENYLVTVHSEPLPAIDALIKRAATDLTCCARGADYLFYLIVDALVDEAFPIVDKLSDQIEEVESAILRRSEPSQLAQLMRLKRLLISMRRVLSPERDVLAMMIRRGDPRVQDRTAIYFRDVYDHVVRAYEQIDVERDLLGNAMDAYMSMNANRSNVIMKQLTLLASIFLPLTFLTGFFGQNFSALPFDSRSLFYIEIAACVALPVTMVYWFRRSGWW